Proteins found in one Triticum aestivum cultivar Chinese Spring chromosome 4D, IWGSC CS RefSeq v2.1, whole genome shotgun sequence genomic segment:
- the LOC123098599 gene encoding uncharacterized protein isoform X2, whose amino-acid sequence MLDLDTEWIRKIFAASSQPPPLPPRDAAAPPPAWFLLEPLGYIADHENATSAEASSSTGHTVRVTVCAADPLGLSHVCVHCPGLTDADFSDRPTVVCSEKDLLVLSVVFIFGAYAKEGLKEYFVYRAGPGRPSLHLLPGPFPRVLTKADVALVPRDDGAHFLLPVLCFTLGRWVYDLHVFSSTTWAWSVKEVEGDVSPGARAEVSHIIASKVILLGEGTVGWVDLWRGIVVCNVLEEMPVLRFIPLPPLMPGHREGPKSSPWPIRNVSCSDGLIKYVEIEKHQRHDPDERPFDDIDTLYEADCLKKPKVMGWKAMTWYRRFSCDHWSKGSVAYDKEISVDQPMHSVLLPELTDDTAGELTLKDMLASYPVSSLADHCDDVVYMLCESKSGSKKSWLITVDLKKKILVELAPFPLEGYYSPAHPSELSNYLNVAPEEEDTSEGP is encoded by the exons ATGCTCGATTTGGACACGGAATGGATCCGCAAGATCTTCGCCGCCTCCTCCCAGCCCCCGCCGCTCCCTCCCCGCGATGCCGCGGCCCCGCCGCCCGCCTGGTTCCTCCTCGAGCCGCTCGGGTACATCGCTGACCACGAGAACGCCACCTCCGCGGAGGCCTCCTCCAGCACGGGCCACACCGTCCGGGTCACCGTCTGCGCCGCCGACCCGCTGGGCCTCTCCCACGTCTGCGTCCACTGCCCAGGCCTCACCGACGCCGACTTCTCCGACCGGCCCACCGTCGTCTGCTCCGAGAAGGACCTCCTCGTCCTCTCGGTCGTCTTCATCTTCGGCGCCTACGCCAAGGAGGGCCTCAAGGAGTACTTCGTCTACAGGGCCGGGCCCGGCCGGCCGTCCCTCCACCTGCTCCCAGGCCCCTTCCCGCGCGTCCTCACCAAGGCCGACGTCGCGCTCGTGCCCCGCGACGACGGCGCGCATTTCCTCCTTCCCGTCCTGTGCTTCACGCTCGGACGCTGGGTCTATGACCTCCATGTGTTCTCTTCCACGACCTGGGCTTGGAGCGTGAAGGAGGTGGAGGGGGACGTGTCGCCCGGTGCCAGGGCTGAGGTGTCCCACATTATAGCTTCCAAGGTGATTCTGCTCGGAGAAGGCACGGTGGGATGGGTTGATCTCTGGAGGGGGATTGTGGTCTGCAATGTGCTCGAAGAAATGCCCGTGCTGCGGTTCATCCCGCTGCCCCCACTGATGCCTGGCCACAGGGAGGGCCCCAAGTCATCCCCGTGGCCCATTCGGAACGTCTCCTGCAGCGATGGTTTGATCAAGTATGTCGAGATAGAGAAACATCAAAGGCATGATCCTGACGAAAGGCCGTTCGATGACATTGATACACTCTACGAGGCAGACTGCTTGAAGAAGCCCAAAGTAATGGGCTGGAAGGCCATGACATGGTATAGAAGGTTCTCTTGTGACCATTGGAGCAAGGGGTCCGTGGCTTATGATAAGGAAATCTCAGTTGACCAACCAATGCATTCAGTGTTATTGCCTGAGCTGACGGATGATACTGCCGGAGAGTTGACACTAAAGGACATGCTAGCATCTTACCCTGTCTCGAGCTTGGCAGATCATTGTGATGATGTTGTTTACATGTTGTGTGAATCAAAATCTGGCAGCAAAAAGTCATGGCTGATCACTGTTGACCTGAAAAAGAAGATATTGGTCGAATTGGCACCATTTCCTCTTGAAGGATATTACAGCCCAGCCCACCCTTCTGAACTGTCCAATTATCTGAACGTAGCTCCAG AGGAAGAAGATACTTCAGAAGGACCCTGA
- the LOC123098599 gene encoding uncharacterized protein isoform X1: MLDLDTEWIRKIFAASSQPPPLPPRDAAAPPPAWFLLEPLGYIADHENATSAEASSSTGHTVRVTVCAADPLGLSHVCVHCPGLTDADFSDRPTVVCSEKDLLVLSVVFIFGAYAKEGLKEYFVYRAGPGRPSLHLLPGPFPRVLTKADVALVPRDDGAHFLLPVLCFTLGRWVYDLHVFSSTTWAWSVKEVEGDVSPGARAEVSHIIASKVILLGEGTVGWVDLWRGIVVCNVLEEMPVLRFIPLPPLMPGHREGPKSSPWPIRNVSCSDGLIKYVEIEKHQRHDPDERPFDDIDTLYEADCLKKPKVMGWKAMTWYRRFSCDHWSKGSVAYDKEISVDQPMHSVLLPELTDDTAGELTLKDMLASYPVSSLADHCDDVVYMLCESKSGSKKSWLITVDLKKKILVELAPFPLEGYYSPAHPSELSNYLNVAPAEEEDTSEGP, translated from the exons ATGCTCGATTTGGACACGGAATGGATCCGCAAGATCTTCGCCGCCTCCTCCCAGCCCCCGCCGCTCCCTCCCCGCGATGCCGCGGCCCCGCCGCCCGCCTGGTTCCTCCTCGAGCCGCTCGGGTACATCGCTGACCACGAGAACGCCACCTCCGCGGAGGCCTCCTCCAGCACGGGCCACACCGTCCGGGTCACCGTCTGCGCCGCCGACCCGCTGGGCCTCTCCCACGTCTGCGTCCACTGCCCAGGCCTCACCGACGCCGACTTCTCCGACCGGCCCACCGTCGTCTGCTCCGAGAAGGACCTCCTCGTCCTCTCGGTCGTCTTCATCTTCGGCGCCTACGCCAAGGAGGGCCTCAAGGAGTACTTCGTCTACAGGGCCGGGCCCGGCCGGCCGTCCCTCCACCTGCTCCCAGGCCCCTTCCCGCGCGTCCTCACCAAGGCCGACGTCGCGCTCGTGCCCCGCGACGACGGCGCGCATTTCCTCCTTCCCGTCCTGTGCTTCACGCTCGGACGCTGGGTCTATGACCTCCATGTGTTCTCTTCCACGACCTGGGCTTGGAGCGTGAAGGAGGTGGAGGGGGACGTGTCGCCCGGTGCCAGGGCTGAGGTGTCCCACATTATAGCTTCCAAGGTGATTCTGCTCGGAGAAGGCACGGTGGGATGGGTTGATCTCTGGAGGGGGATTGTGGTCTGCAATGTGCTCGAAGAAATGCCCGTGCTGCGGTTCATCCCGCTGCCCCCACTGATGCCTGGCCACAGGGAGGGCCCCAAGTCATCCCCGTGGCCCATTCGGAACGTCTCCTGCAGCGATGGTTTGATCAAGTATGTCGAGATAGAGAAACATCAAAGGCATGATCCTGACGAAAGGCCGTTCGATGACATTGATACACTCTACGAGGCAGACTGCTTGAAGAAGCCCAAAGTAATGGGCTGGAAGGCCATGACATGGTATAGAAGGTTCTCTTGTGACCATTGGAGCAAGGGGTCCGTGGCTTATGATAAGGAAATCTCAGTTGACCAACCAATGCATTCAGTGTTATTGCCTGAGCTGACGGATGATACTGCCGGAGAGTTGACACTAAAGGACATGCTAGCATCTTACCCTGTCTCGAGCTTGGCAGATCATTGTGATGATGTTGTTTACATGTTGTGTGAATCAAAATCTGGCAGCAAAAAGTCATGGCTGATCACTGTTGACCTGAAAAAGAAGATATTGGTCGAATTGGCACCATTTCCTCTTGAAGGATATTACAGCCCAGCCCACCCTTCTGAACTGTCCAATTATCTGAACGTAGCTCCAG CAGAGGAAGAAGATACTTCAGAAGGACCCTGA
- the LOC123100311 gene encoding uncharacterized protein, whose amino-acid sequence MLDFGSKAALSKIFSMTCEPPPHRPRDPAAPAPAWVLLEPQAYLADVRNATTAEAFSSAGHTVQVSVCVSDPLDVSYLCVHCPGVPEANCGRPSIVCSEKDFLVLSVLFMPALRGREYFVYKAGPVPSLRLLPGPYPRVLTSSDLGLLPRDDGDHFVLAVLCYLPAPWDFALHVFSSRTWAWSRKVPQVEVSSNVRAQMPSIQAYKVIQFGEGTLGWVDLWRGILFCNVLDEMPVARFITLPKVMAGNMDNAKSSAWPLRNVAYRNGMIKFVEIEKHERPDVDKRLDDDLDTLYESHCLMNPKEIGWRAMTWYKMTSWDHWSKGYMAYDKEISVDYPSHSKLLPDLTLGDNYVRELTLKDLLASHPVLSLSCDCDDIVYLLCKSKFCNIKTWMIAVDLKKKMLVDLAPFSLKGYFTSAHPSGLSKYLNITPAMEGSSGGH is encoded by the exons ATGCTCGATTTCGGCAGTAAAGCCGCCCTGAGCAAGATCTTCTCCATGACATGCGAGCCCCCGCCGCACCGGCCCCGCGACCCCGCGGCCCCTGCCCCCGCCTGGGTGCTCCTCGAGCCGCAGGCGTACCTCGCCGATGTGAGGAACGCCACCACCGCGGAGGCCTTCTCGAGCGCCGGCCACACCGTCCAGGTCAGTGTCTGTGTTAGCGACCCGCTGGACGTCTCCTACCTGTGCGTTCACTGCCCCGGAGTCCCGGAGGCCAACTGCGGCAGGCCCAGCATCGTTTGCTCGGAGAAGGACTTTCTCGTCCTCTCTGTCCTCTTCATGCCCGCCCTCAGAGGGCGCGAGTACTTCGTCTACAAGGCAGGCCCCGTGCCATCGCTGCGCTTGCTCCCGGGCCCCTACCCTCGTGTCCTCACGTCCTCGGATCTCGGCCTCCTGCCCCGCGATGACGGCGACCATTTCGTCCTGGCCGTGTTGTGCTACTTACCGGCCCCTTGGGATTTCGCCCTCCATGTCTTCTCCTCCAGGACCTGGGCTTGGAGTCGTAAAGTGCCGCAGGTGGAGGTGTCGTCCAATGTCAGAGCGCAGATGCCATCGATTCAAGCTTACAAGGTGATTCAGTTTGGAGAAGGCACACTTGGATGGGTTGATCTATGGAGGGGGATTCTATTTTGcaatgtgctcgacgaaatgcctgTGGCGCGCTTCATCACATTGCCTAAGGTGATGGCTGGCAACATGGACAACGCGAAATCGTCCGCGTGGCCGCTTCGGAATGTTGCATACAGAAACGGTATGATCAAGTTTGTCGAGATAGAAAAACATGAAAGACCAGATGTCGACAAAAGGTTGGATGATGACTTGGATACGCTCTATGAGTCACACTGCTTGATGAACCCCAAAGAAATAGGTTGGAGGGCCATGACTTGGTACAAGATGACTTCTTGGGACCACTGGAGCAAGGGATACATGGCTTATGACAAGGAAATCTCGGTTGATTACCCAAGTCATTCTAAGTTGTTGCCTGACCTGACTCTGGGTGACAACTATGTAAGAGAGTTGACATTGAAGGACCTGCTAGCATCTCACCCTGTCCTGAGCTTGAGCTGTGATTGTGATGATATTGTTTACTTGTTGTGTAAATCCAAATTTTGCAACATAAAGACATGGATGATCGCCGTTGACCTGAAAAAGAAGATGTTGGTTGATTTGGCACCATTTTCCCTCAAAGGATATTTTACCTCAGCCCACCCTTCTGGATTGTCCAAATATCTGAACATAACTCCAG CAATGGAAGGTAGTTCAGGAGGACACTGA